The Camelina sativa cultivar DH55 unplaced genomic scaffold, Cs unpScaffold14631, whole genome shotgun sequence DNA segment GCCCTCAGATATATCATGGACAAAGTGATGAGAATGTCGTCAGAGAAAGGAGTGGTCATCTTCACGAAGAGCTCATGTTGTCTCTGCTACGCCGTTCAGATCCTGTTCCGTGACCTTAGGGTTCAACCAACCATCCACGAGATCGACAACGACCCCGACTGCCGTGAGATCGAGAAGGCTCTCCTCCGACTCGGCTGCTCCACGGCGGTTCCAGCTGTCTTCGTCGGAGGCAAGCTCGTTGGGTCCACCAATGAAGTCATGTCCCTTCACCTTAGTGGCTCTCTCGTC contains these protein-coding regions:
- the LOC104775446 gene encoding glutaredoxin-C13 gives rise to the protein MDKVMRMSSEKGVVIFTKSSCCLCYAVQILFRDLRVQPTIHEIDNDPDCREIEKALLRLGCSTAVPAVFVGGKLVGSTNEVMSLHLSGSLVPLIKPYQSILY